CGTGTTCGAGTTTCCGGGCCTTGTCGCCCAGGGCGATGATCTGGTCGATGTTCTCCAGGATCGTCTCGTCGAATCCCGGACGGGCGTGGTCGGGAATGCTGTCGAGGAGCATTCTGACGCGACCGCGGACGACGCTCATGTTGTTGCGGAGGTTGTGACGCAACACCCGGCTGAGCACGGAGATCGAGTTGGCACGCAGCGTTAGCGTCTCTTCGGTTCGTTTCCGTTCGAGCTCCCGTTCCAGGAGCCGAGCGATGAGCTCCGCGAACAGCGTGTCGCTCTCGCCGAACGGCTCGTCTCGAGCGGACTCCGAAACGAAACAGACCGTCCCGTAGACGTCCTCCCCGAGAACGAGAGGAGTGCCGTGATAGCAGCGTAGCCCGTGGGTCTCGAACGCGAGGTCGTCTTCCCAGCCTTGGGCGGGGGCGTCGTGGAGCGCGAGCGAGGTCGTCTCGTCGATCGCTCGCCGACAGTAGGTCGACCGCGGGTCCAGCGTCAGCCCGGTCGGAAAGCTCCCGTCCGGGGGGTCGGTGCTGACGATGACCTGCCAGAAGTCCGTGTCTCGGTCGATCCGCGTGAGGTGGGCGTGGTCGACCCCGAGATAGCGTTCCCCCAGTTCGAGGGCGGCCTGCGCCTTCTGTTCGAACGCGCAGTCCCGCTGTACGATCTCGTAAAGTTCGACGTGAGGGCTCTCGGTAGACGGCGATTCAGAACTCATCGGAGGACACCCCGGTGGCGGACGGCCGGAGTCGGCCGTGCCGTAGCACGGATGCCAAGCGGGTACCGACGGTGGTCATAAAACCAACATCACCCAGTGACATGTAATGTGTCTATGATAAAAATCCCACGGTTATGGCATGGTATACCAAGCATTCAGATTGTTCCATTTAGATATATCTGGAAAATGTTTGCGGATGCGGATCGGTTCGGCTCGAATCCGGTCCCGCGCACGCGTCTCCGATCGGTTTCCGACTCCCGACCGCCAGTCGAAACCGAGCTATCCTCAACGCTTGCCGCCGACTGCGTCCCTGCACAAACGCGACCGGTATCGGAGACCCCCGACAGCGTTCGCCGTTGTGACCCGCGTTAAACCGTTCCGGGCGGATGAGCGGGTATGGACACAGAGTTCGCGTACTGGGTCCCGAACGTCAGCGGCGGGCTGGTCGTGTCGGACTGGGAGACGGAGACGGACTGGACGTACGACTACAACCTCGATCTCGCCCGGACGGCGGAGGCGGTCGGCTTCGACTACGCGCTCGCACAGGCGCGGTTCTTCGGCAGCTACGGCGCCGAAAAACAGCTGGAGGCGCTGTCGATCGCCAACGCGCTCGCGGCGCAGACCGACGAGCTACACGTCATCGGCGCGGTGCATCCGGGCCTGTGGGAGCCCGGCCCGCTCGCGAACTTCATCGCCACCGCCGACCGCATCAGTGACGGTCGGTTCTCGATCAACGTCGTCTCCGGCTGGTTCAAAGGCGAGTTCACCGGGTTCGGCCAGCCGTGGCTCGCGCACGACGAGCGGTACGCCCGCTCGACGGAGTTCATCGAGGTCCTGAAAGCGCTCTGGACCGAGGACCGGGCGACGTACGACGGCCGCTTCTACACGATCGGGAAGGACATCGACGGGTTCGAGGGCGCGCCGTTGGAGCCGAAGCCGGTGCAGGACCCGTCCCCGCAGGTGTTCCAGGGCGGGAACTCGCAGGCGGCCCGGGAGATGGCCGCGAAACACGCCGACGTCCTCTTCATCAACGGCGGGAGCCTCCAGGAGATCCGCGCCGTCATCGAGGACGTCGAGGAGTACGCCGCGGAGTTCGGGACAGAGCCGCCCCGGTTCGCCGCGAACGCGTTCGTCATCCAGCGCGAGACGGAGGCGGAAGCGAAAGAGGTCCTCGAGGGGATCATCGAGAACGCCACCGACGAGGCGGTCGACGCGTTCAGAGAGCAGGTGAAACAGGCCGGCCAGTCGTCGGCCGAGGGCGACGGGATGTGGTCGGACTCCGACTTCGAGGACCTCGTCCAGTACAACGACGGGTTCAAGACCGGGCTCATCGGGACCGACGAGCAGATAATCGAGCGCGTCCGGAAGCTCGACGCCGTCGGCGTCGACGTCGTCCTCGCGGGGTTCCTCGACTACGGCGAGGAGCTCGAACGCTTCGGCGAGACGGTCATCCCGGCGGTCGAGTCGGCCGACCCGCTCGATCCGGACGAGGTCGACGGGGTCGACGAGATCGAGACGGTCGGCGGCGCGAAGGTGGCTCGGTAGATGACCGACCGAACGCTCCTCGGGATCGTCGGCAGCGTCTCCGCCGACTCCCGGACGCGGACCGCGGTCGAGATCGCGCTGGACGCGGCGGCCGACGAGCGTGGCGTGGAGACCGAAGTCCTCCACCTCGCCGACTACGACCTCGCGACCGCGGACGGACGCGGGATCGACAACCACGAGGGCGACACCGCGGACGCGCTCGAGCTGATCGTCGAGGCCGACGCGTACGTCGTCGGCACGCCCGTCTACCGCGGGTCGTACTCGGGCGCGCTGAAGAACCTCCTCGACATGGTGCCCCGCGGCGAGTGGCAGGGCGACGTGGCGCCGTTCGAGAACGCCGCGGTCGGGCTCGTCGCGACGGGCGCGACCGACCACCACTTCCTCGCGGTCGACCAGGAGCTCCGGCCGGCGTTCGCGTTCTTCGGCGCCCACGCGGTCGGGGGCGCGACGTACGCGAGCGGCGCCGACTTCGAGGACGGCGAGCTCGTCGACGGGAGAGTCCGCGAGCGCCTCGCGACGCTCGGCGAGGCCACCGTCGAACTGGCGGCGGCGATCGACGGCTCGGCGGCGCTCGGGTCGCTCGGGCCCGCGGTGTAGCCGTCTCACCGGCGTGCGTGGGAACGACCGTCGCTACTCGCGCGGCTTCGAGAGGTTCTCGACCTCGCCGCCGCAGTCGGGACACGTCGAGAGCCTGTCAGCGACGCCGTGGCGGGCGAGACACTCCCGGCATTCGTAGTGGGTCACCGCCTCACCGGTGGATGGAGTAGTGTTCCTTGTCATCACGTATCAGAGGCGCCGCTCGGAGATAAGCCGTCGGGTGCGACGCCGAGCGCGCCGGCCCTCCCTGTTATCCGCATTTTCGCGAGGATCCGGACATCGGGTGCCGCGATCTCGCCGTGACGAAAACAGATTTCGTGTACACTGTCATGGATTGCTGGTTGCACCAATCATATGTGGGCGTATTGTATCGGTTGACCCATGGCGGGACCGCCGATCCACGAGCTACACTTCGCGGAGGAACCGAGCGTCGATCAAGTTCCCGGTCCGAACTCGCGTCGCCTCCTCGACAGACAGGAGGCGATCGACAGCAGCGCGGTCGCGTACCCGAACGACATTCCGCTCGCGTTCGAGGAGGGGCGCGGCGCGACGCTGAAAGACGCGGACGGGAACGTCTTCCTCGACTTCTTCGCCGGCATCGGCGTCTACAACGTGGGGCACGCGAACCCCTACGTCAACGAGGGCGTCCACGAACAGATCGACAAGCTCACGCACACCGTCGACTTCCCGACCGAGCCCCGCCTCGACCTCATCGACAAGCTCGACGAGATCGCGCCCGGGGACCTCGCCGGCAACAGCCGGTTCGTCTTCGGCGGTCCCACCGGCAGCGACGCCGTCGAGGCGTCGATCAAGCTCGCGAAGTACAACACGGGCGGCCGCGGGCTGCTCGCCTTCCGGAACTCCTACCACGGGGCGACGACCGGCGCGATGAGCATCACGTCCAACAAGAAGTTCAAGAAGCCGTACGCGCCGCTCCTCCCCGACGTGGTCCACGCGCCGTTCCCGTACCCGTTCCGCGAGGGGCGGAGTCCCGAGGAGTCGGTCGACCGCGCGCTCGAGGAGGTCAGAGCGATAATCGAGGAGCCGTACGGCGGCCTCACGGACCCGGCCGGCATCTTCGCCGAGCCCATTCAGGGCGAGGGCGGCGTCGTCGTCCCGCCGGAGGGATTCCTCTCCGGGCTCCGCGAGATCGCCGACGAGAACGACCTCCCGCTGGTGTTCGACGAGATTCAGGTCGGGATGGGGCGCACGGGCGAATGGTGGGCGTCCGAGCATTACGACGTGACGCCGGACGTGATGACGACGGCGAAGGCGCTCGGCGGCAACGGCCAGCCGCTGTCGGGGACGATGTACCGCGAGGACCTCGACACGTGGGGGCCGGGCGACCACGCGGGCACCTACCGCGGCCACGTCCCCGCCATGGTCGGCGGCCTGCGCGCGATCGAGTACATCCAGTCGCACGACCTGCTCGACCACGCGACGGAGGTCGGCGCGTGGATCCGCGACCGCCTCCGCGACGCCGGCGACGGCGACCCGGGGCTCGGTCAGGTCCGCGGCAAGGGGCTGTTCGTCGGTGCCGAGTTCGTCGACGCCAACGGCGACCCCGACGACGACCGCGTCGAGGCGATCCAGGAGTACTGCTACGAGCACGGCGTCCTCGTCTGGACGGCGGGCCAGTACAGCAACGTGCTGCGGCTGCTCCCGCCGCTCGTCCTGACGCAGCGGCAGGCCGAAGTCGGCACCGAGATCATCGCCGACGCGATCGCTGCGACCGCTGAGTAGCGGCGTGCGGCGACGTTGACGCCGTCGGCGTCTGAGCCGCCCGTTACGTGGGGATCGTACCGTCGGAGGGCGCTATATCAGGGAGATCGCGATGACGGCGACACCCGCGATCCCGGCGGCGATACCGGTTCCGCGAGCGAACCGCTCGCCCCATGAGACGGTCCGTTCGAGCGAGAGGACGACCGTGATGAGCGCCATCCAGACGATGTTCATCGAGCCGACGACCACCATGAACGCGAACAGCGCCCAACAGCAGCCGACACAGAAGACGCTGAACTCCCAGCTCGTCCTGACGGCCCCGCGGACGCCCGGCCGGTGGTGACTCATGAGGAAACCGAGCGGCGAACGGCAGTACCGCAGGCACCGACGTTTGTACGGAGACACCTGATAGGCCGCCAACAGCAGAAGCGTTCCGCCCATCAGGAACCCGGCGTATCGGTGTCCGATGGTCGCGAGGGGGACCACCGCGTTGACGGCGAGCGGCACGATCCCTGTCAGCGTCCAGACGAGCGCGTACGTGCCCATGAACGCGACGACCCGCGCGGCCTTCCCCGCCGTCGTCGTCCCCTCGAGCGTCTTGTAGTAGAGTCTGAACAAGGGCACCGACGACGGGTACATCATCGCGATCATCATCACGCCCCACATGGCCACGTAGAGGCCGGTGCCGGTGAGTCCGTTCGACAACGCCGTCAGCTCCGGCACCCCGGGATCGGCCATCTGCATCCGCACGTCCACGGCGCCCCCCGTCGTCGGGAGCCGGCGAGTGACGATCGCGAGCCAGGCCAGCAGCGCGATCACGTAGGTGACGAGCGCGACGGCCGGGACGTCGTCACCGGGGAACCGCTTTCGGAACGAGTCTCGGAGATGCATGGAAATCGGACCGCGATCAGGCGTTCGCGAGCTCGAAATCCCCGAGGAACGAGTTGTTTCCCGAGACGTCCCACTCGAACGCGTCGTCGTAGGAGACGGTCGCGGTGGTCGATTGACCCATGCTCATTTCGAGCGTCTCCGTGAGCGGATGAGGTGAGATCGCGCCGAGATCACCGTTGAAGCCGTGTTTCCCGACCGCCTCCGTGGAGATGGCGTCGCCGACCTCGACCGAGAAGTTCGCGCCGTCTCGGGAGAAGGAGACGGGAGCGGTCGCGACGTCGGCGCTTTCGATATGGGCGTCGGCCGCCGCGGCGAAGATGCCGCCCGCTCGGCCGAGGTAGATGTCCTCGATCGCGGCTCGCTGCTCTTCGACGGCGGTTTCGTCGACGATGAGCACGACGTTCCAGGCGGTCTCCGGATCGAACATGACCCCCTCATCCGTGCGAATGAGCAGCGCGACGTCGAGTCCGCTCAGGTCGACGTCGCCGTACCGACCGTCCTCGATGTGAAACACGAACGAGCCCGTACAGACGCCGCCGTCGGGACGCTCCATCGCGATGCATTGACAGATGACGTCGCAGTTGCACGCTTCGACGTAGTCACCGGAGATCGACCACTGTTGTGTCATTGGTGAACACCGAACGCCGGTACACCGGTAGACACGATAAAGATTCCTAACGAAAGATCGTGATATTCAGGGTCGTCGGACAGTCTCGCCCGAGCGGACGCCCTACGCCGGCAGCGCCGACTCGGGCACCGTCCCGTCCTCGTTCCACCCGCGGACCTCGTAGTACGACTCGACGGCGTCGTCGAGTCCGGGGAGCTCCTCTTCGTACGGCAGTCGGTCGTCGTCGCCGTCGATCCCGCGCCGGTTGTTGAAGTGACGCTCTAAGGTCACCGTCCGCGCGCCCGCCGCGAGCAGCTCCTCGAAGTCGGCGTCGAAGAGGAGCTCGTAGCGCTCGGGCGTCATGAAGTCCCGCGAGAACTTGCAGACGACGCCGCTGTCGTTGAGCGCCATCAGGTTCTCGCGCTCGACGAGCCGCTCCGCCTTCCCCTCGAACCCCGCGGGCTCCATCGCCTCGTCCTCCTCAACGAGGGGGTACTCCACGGAGTAGAACGTCGCGTACATGTGGTCTGCGCCGCGGTTCGCGACCGCGTACGAGAGCGCCTGCCCGTGGAGGAGCCGCCCCTCGTGGGCCGCGAAGTCCATGTTCTTCACCGACCAGTTGCCGACGCCGAGTTCCTCGTGGATCCGGCCGATCCCCTCCGCGAGCTGATCGCCAACCCCGTCGCGGTGGGCGGTCTTCTCGACGAGGTCCCAGATGAGCTCGCGGTTGCCGAACTCCTCTTCGGCGGCGAGGTAGGCGGCGATCGTGTTGCCCGCGGAGATGGCGTCGAGCCCGTACTCGTCGCAGAGCCGGTTCGACTCCATCACGTCGACGATATCGTCGACTCCGGAGTTCGAGCCGAACGCCATCGCCACCTCGAACTCGGGCCCCTCGGTCTCGACGCCGCGCGCCTCGTCGCGGGTGGGGAGCTTGCAGGCGAACGCGCACGCCGAGCACGTCCCCTTCTTGTACTTCTTCTCCGCGACGGCGGCGCCGTTGATCCCCTCGACGCCCTCGAAGGAGCGCTCGGAGAAGTAGTACGACGGCAGCCCGTCCATCTCGTTCGCGAGGTCCATCACGGCCACCGTCCCCTGCTCTTTCATGATGTGGTCCTCGGTGGCGGCCTCGCGGTGAATGTCGTTCGCGGTCGCGTCGATGGAGAGCTCGGGCGCCGAGTCGCCGCCGAACGTGACGGCCTTGACGTTCTTCGCGCCGAGGACCGCCCCCAGCCCGCCGCGGCCGAACGCGCGCTCCTCGGTCGTCATGATCGACGCGAACCGGACCTCGTTCTCGCCCGCGGGCCCGATAGCCGCCGTCCGGTCGCTGGAGATGTCGTGCTCCTCGTCGAGGTAGCCGGCGGTCTCGGAGATCGTCGCCCCGGCGAGCTCCGGCACGGCCTCGAACTCGACGCCGTCGTCGCGCACGTGGACGACGACCAGCTCGTCGCTCGCGCCCGCCAGCTCGATCGCCCCGTACCCCGTCGCCGCGAGGTGGCGCGACACGAAGCCGCCGGCGTTCGACGACAGCAGCCCGTCCGTCAGCGGCGAGAGCGCGGTGCAGTTCGTCCGCCCCGTGAAGCTCATCTGGGACGCCTGCATCGGCCCGGTGGTGAACACGGCGCGGTTCTCGGGGCCGAGCGGGTCCGCGTCGAACGGGATCCGCTCGTGGGCGAGGCGCGTCGCCACGCCCCGTCCGCCGATGTATCGCTCCTGGACCTCCGTGATGTCCGTCTCGGCCGTCGTCCGGTCGCCGACGTCGATCGACAGCAGCGGCCCGGTACTGTGAAGCATGTCCGATCATCCGTGGACGCGGTACAAAAAACCGAGCCAACCCGTCCGAATTGAGGGTTTCACGCCCTCTCGGCCGCACTCACGAGACATCTCGTGGGGCGTCTGAGCGGCGCTTCGGGGCGAATTCACGGGATACGCGGGGAAGATGTACACAGTATCTGTTTTTAATGTACACGATAAATTTATACTGCTGCTGGCTGATCCCCTTCGTAGACGCCCTGTTATCATGCCACGGGAACACATCTTCGACGAGGCCGAGTACGAGCGGCGGGTGGCTCGGACGAAAGAGCGGCTGCGCGAGCGCGACCTCGACGCGATCGTCGTCAGCGACCCGGCGAACATGAACTACCTGACCGGCTACGACGGCTGGTCCTTTTACGTCCATCAGGCGGTCGTGGTGACGCCCGACCGCGACGAGCCGATCTGGATCGGCCGCGACATGGACGGCGACGGCGCGCGGGCGACGACGCACCTCGCCGAGGAGAGCGTCCGCGCGTACAGCGACGACCACGTGCAGTCGCCCCGCGACCTCCACCCGATGGACTACGTCGCCGGCGTCCTCGAGGAGCTGGGCGTCGCGGACGGGCGCGTCGGACTGGAGATGGACGCCGCCTACTTCACCGCGAAGTCGTACACCCGCCTGCAGGGGAACCTCCCCGACGCCGAGTTCGCGGACGCGACGCTGCTCGTCGGCTGGATCCGCGTCCGGAAGTCCGAACAGGAGCTGGAGTACATGCGGCAGGCCGCGCGAATCTCCGAGAACGCGATGCGGGCCGGCCTCGACGCCGTCGGCGAAGGGGTCCCGGAGTACGAGGTCGCCTCCGCCATCTACCAGCAGCTGATCGACGGGACCGACGAGTTCGGCGGCGACTACCCGGCCATCGTCCCGCTGATGCCGTCGGGCGACCACACGGGGACGCCGCACCTCACGTGGACGGACCGGCGCTACGAGGACGGCGACCCGGTCATCATCGAGCTCTCCGGCTGTCGGCACCGCTACCACTCGCCGCTCGCCCGGACGACGTTCGTCGGCGACCCGCCGACCGAACTGCGGGAGACCGCCGACATCGTGGTCGAGGGACTGGAGGCTGCGCTGGACGCCGCGGAGCCCGGCGTCACCTGCGAGACCGTCGAGAAGGCGTGGCGCACCACGATCGAGCGGTACGGGATAGAGAAGGAGGACCGCATCGGCTACTCGATGGGGCTCGGCTACCCGCCGGACTGGGGCGAGCACACCGCGAGCATCCGCCCGGGCGACGAGACGGTCCTCGAGGAGAACATGACGTTCCACATGATCCCCGGCATCTGGACTTCCGAGGTCGGTATGGAGATCAGCGAGACGTTCCGCGTCACGTCCACGGGCGCTGAGACGCTGGCCAACTTCCCCCGCGAGCTGTTCACCGCCTGACCGGGCTCTCCCCGGGCGACCGCACCCCTCCGATCAACCGTCCGCGTCCGGCGTGACGACCGCGTTCTCCAACTCGCCGCCCTCGTCGAGCGCCGCGACGTTGGTCGCGACGATGTCGGCCAGCCGGTCCCAGTGTTTGGGCGTGTGACCGCCGGTGTGCGGCGTGATCAGGCAGTTCTCTAAGTCCCAGAGCACGTGGTCCGGCGGGAGCGGCTCGGGGTCGGTCACGTCGAGCGCGGCGCCGCGAACGCTCTCCGTCTGGAGCGCGGACACCAGCGCGTCGGTGTCGACGAGCCCGCCGCGGGCCGCGTTGACGACGACCGCCTCGGGCGGGAGCGTCGCCAGCTCCGCCTCCCCGACCATCCCGCGGGTCAGGTCGTTGAGCGGGCACGCGAGCACGACGTAGTCGCTCCGGGCGAACGCCGCGTGGACGTCGTCGTCGTCGAAGCCCAGCACCTCGTCGGTGGGGCCGCCCTTCTCCGGCGTGTAGCGGATCCCGATCGTCTCCACCTCGAATCCCTCGAGCCGCTGGACGACCGCCTGCCCGATCGAGCCGAGCCCCACGACGGTGACGGTGCTGTCGGTGAACTCGCGCGACTGGAAGTGGCGCCACTCGCCGTTCCCCTTCCGGCGGAACCCCTCGTGGAGGTCGCGCGCGAACACGAGCATGTTGGCGATCGACTGCTCGGCGATGCCCGGCGCGTGGATGCCGCCCGCGTTCGTCACGGTCACGCCGTGATCGCGGAGCGCGTCGGTCGGCACGTGGTCGGTGCCGGCGAAGGTGCACGCGAACAGCTCCAACCGGTCGGCGCGCTCGAGGAGGTCGGCGTCGAGCGTGATTCCGGTCACGACCCGGGCCCGCGGCACGAGGTCGCGCTCCTCGGCGGGCGTCCGGGCGAGCGCGACGGTTCGGTCCGGGAGGCGCTCGCGGAGCGCCTCGGCGTACGACGCCATCGACAGGCCTTCCGTCCCCTCGCGCAGCACGACGATGTCGGGATCTGCGGTCTGGTCTGAGCTCATGAGCGGTGGGCGCGTCGGAACGACGCGTTGACCGATTATTGTGAGGGGGTTTCTTAGCCTTTTGTGTATCTCACGTACACGACAATTGTGTACAATCAACTACGCTTAAGAGGGTCGAGTGAGAGAGCCACTCGCATGAACGAACCGATCCGCGATCGGCTCGCCAGCGTCCGCCGACGATTCCACCGGCATCCGGAGCCCGCGTGGCGCGAGTTCCTCACGACGGCGACGCTCGTCGAGGAGATCCGATCGATCGGCGTCGACGAGCTCGCGATCGGTCCGGACGCGTACGACCCGGCCGACCGCATGGCCGTCCCCGACGCCGACTTGGGACCGTGGATCGAACGCGCCCGCGAGCACGGCGCGGACGACGAGCTGCTCGACCGTATGACCGGCGGGAACACGGGTGCCGTCGCCGTGCTCGACCGCGGCGAGGGTCCCGCGATCGGACTCCGCGTCGACATCGACGGGCTGTTCATCGAGGAGTCGACCGACCCCGACCACGACCCCGCAGACGAGGGGTTCCGCTCCGAGATCGACGGGACGATGCACGCCTGCGGTCACGACGTCCACATGACGTGGGGGCTCGCGGTCCTCGAGGCGATCGCCGAGAGCGACTTCTCCGGGCGGCTGGTCGTCTTCTTCCAGCCGGCCGAGGAGACCGGCGGCGGCGGCCACCTCATGGCCGAGAGCCGGTTCGCGGACGGCCTCGACTACCTGCTCGCGGTCCACGTCGGCCTCGACCACCCGACCGGCGAAGTCGTGGCGGGGATCGAGAAGCCGCTGGCGATGGCGCACCTGGACGCGACGATCGAGGGCACGTCGGCGCACGCCGGCAAGGCGCCAAACGAGGGCGACAACGCGATGCAGGCGATGGGGACGGCGATCGTGAACGCCTACGGAATCGCCCGGCACGCCGACGGGATGACCCGGGTGAACGTCGGGAAGGCCGAGGCCGGCACCGCCAGCAACGTCATCGCGGAGCGCGCGCACATGGAGGCCGAGGCGCGCGGCGAGACGACCGCACTGAAGGAGTACATGAAACGCCGGTTCGAGACCGTCGTGCGATCGGCCGCGACGATGCACGGCTGCCGCGGGACCGTCGACGTGGTGAGCGAGTCGCCGCGCGCCGACAGCGACCCGGAGCTGCAGGCGCTGGTGAGCACCGTCGCCGAGGGGGTCGACGGGATCGACAGCGTGCTCCCGGCGGCCGACTTCGGCGCGAGCGAGGACGCGACGTTCCTGATGGAGCGCGTACAGGAGGAGGGCGGGCTGGCGACGTACCTCATCGTCGGCACCGACCACCCGACGAGCCACCACACCCCGACGTTCGACGTCGACGAGCGGAGCCTCCGGCACGGCGTGGACGTCCTGGTCGGCGCGATCCGAGACCTCGAACGGCGGCACCCCGTGGCGCGGGCCGAGACGCCCGGAGACGCGAGTCCGACTCTCGAATGACCGACGGCGACACCGCCGATACAGACTCCGGAGGCGACGAGCCGGACGCATCACCGATCGTCACGCGAGCCGACGTTGAGGACGCCCGGCGCCGGCTCGACGACGTCGTGCATCGGACGCCGCTCGACACCTCGCGCACCTTCGCCGAGATGAGCGGGGCGGACTCGCTGGGGCTCAAGCTCGAACAGCTCCAGCGGACCGGCTCGTTCAAGATCCGTGGGGCGTACAACGCGATGGCGCGGCTGTCCCCGGCCGAGCGCGAGGCCGGCGTGATCGCCGCCAGCGCGGGCAACCACGCGCAGGGCGTGGCGCTCGCGGGCGACCTCCTCGGGATCGAGGCGACGATCGTCGTCCCCGAGGTGACGCCGGCGGCGAAGATCGCGGCGACGCGGGGGTACGGCGCGACCGTCCTCGTGGAGGGCGACATCTACGAGCGCTCCTACGAGCACGTCGTCGAGCGCGCCGAGGAAACGGGTGAGACGTTCGTCCATCCCTTCGACGACCCGGCCGTCATCGCGGGGCAGGGCACGGTCGGTCTCGAGCTGCTGGAGCAGTACCCCGCGATGGACGCCGTGCTCGTCTCGATCGGCGGCGGTGGGCTCATTTCGGGGGTCGGGACGGCGGTGGCGGCCGCGGACCGCGACGTCCGGGTGGTCGGCGTCCAGCCGGAGGGCGCGGCGCACGCTGGCCCCTCGCTGGAGGCCGGCGAGGTCCGGGCGCTCGACGGCGTCGACACCGTCGCCGAGGGGATCGCCGACACGCGGCTGTCGGAGACCACCCTCGCGGTCGCGAGCGAGGTCGTCGACGAGGTTGTGACCGTCTCCGACCGCGAGATCGCCGCGGCCGTTGCGCTGCTGGCCGAGCGCGAGAAGGCGGTCGCCGAGGGCGCCGGCGCCGCGCCGCTCGCCGCCGCGCTCTCGGACCGGCTGGACCTGTCCGACTCGAACCCGGCCGTCGTCGTGTCGGGCGGGAACGCGAACCTCACCGACCACGCTGAGCTCGCGCGGACCGGACTGTTCGAACTCGGGCGCTACGCGGAGGCGCGGCTCGCGCTGACGGGGTGGCCGGCGCGGGTCGGCGACGTGATCGAGGCGGTGACGGCCGAGGGCGCCGAGCTCGACGCGCTGGAGCGTGCGCGGCGAGCGGGGACCGACCACCCGAACCGCACGCCCGTGACGATCGGGATCGAGGGGCGCGACGCCGACCACCTCGATACGGTGCTGACGGCGGTCGCTGAGATCGATGGTGTGTCGGTCGTCGAGCGAACGGTCGGCGACGGGATTTGAGAAAATCAGCAGCGAAGCCCGCACCCCCGATTCGGCCCCTCAGTTCGCCGCCGCGCTCGCGCTGACGGCGTCGACCGCGTCGAGGAAGATCCCCGTGCCGAGCGCGATCTCGCGTTCGGTCGCGTCGAGCGGCGGCAGCAGTCGGATCGTCTTCTTCCCGCAACCGAGCGTGAGGAGGCCGCGGTCGAGGGACGCCTCGACGACGGCCGAGCGTCGCTCCGCCGTGTCGAACTCCACCGCGAGCATCAGCCCCTTGCCGCGGACGTCGACGACGGTGCC
Above is a window of Halorubrum depositum DNA encoding:
- a CDS encoding M24 family metallopeptidase, with amino-acid sequence MPREHIFDEAEYERRVARTKERLRERDLDAIVVSDPANMNYLTGYDGWSFYVHQAVVVTPDRDEPIWIGRDMDGDGARATTHLAEESVRAYSDDHVQSPRDLHPMDYVAGVLEELGVADGRVGLEMDAAYFTAKSYTRLQGNLPDAEFADATLLVGWIRVRKSEQELEYMRQAARISENAMRAGLDAVGEGVPEYEVASAIYQQLIDGTDEFGGDYPAIVPLMPSGDHTGTPHLTWTDRRYEDGDPVIIELSGCRHRYHSPLARTTFVGDPPTELRETADIVVEGLEAALDAAEPGVTCETVEKAWRTTIERYGIEKEDRIGYSMGLGYPPDWGEHTASIRPGDETVLEENMTFHMIPGIWTSEVGMEISETFRVTSTGAETLANFPRELFTA
- a CDS encoding D-2-hydroxyacid dehydrogenase; translated protein: MSSDQTADPDIVVLREGTEGLSMASYAEALRERLPDRTVALARTPAEERDLVPRARVVTGITLDADLLERADRLELFACTFAGTDHVPTDALRDHGVTVTNAGGIHAPGIAEQSIANMLVFARDLHEGFRRKGNGEWRHFQSREFTDSTVTVVGLGSIGQAVVQRLEGFEVETIGIRYTPEKGGPTDEVLGFDDDDVHAAFARSDYVVLACPLNDLTRGMVGEAELATLPPEAVVVNAARGGLVDTDALVSALQTESVRGAALDVTDPEPLPPDHVLWDLENCLITPHTGGHTPKHWDRLADIVATNVAALDEGGELENAVVTPDADG
- a CDS encoding amidohydrolase codes for the protein MNEPIRDRLASVRRRFHRHPEPAWREFLTTATLVEEIRSIGVDELAIGPDAYDPADRMAVPDADLGPWIERAREHGADDELLDRMTGGNTGAVAVLDRGEGPAIGLRVDIDGLFIEESTDPDHDPADEGFRSEIDGTMHACGHDVHMTWGLAVLEAIAESDFSGRLVVFFQPAEETGGGGHLMAESRFADGLDYLLAVHVGLDHPTGEVVAGIEKPLAMAHLDATIEGTSAHAGKAPNEGDNAMQAMGTAIVNAYGIARHADGMTRVNVGKAEAGTASNVIAERAHMEAEARGETTALKEYMKRRFETVVRSAATMHGCRGTVDVVSESPRADSDPELQALVSTVAEGVDGIDSVLPAADFGASEDATFLMERVQEEGGLATYLIVGTDHPTSHHTPTFDVDERSLRHGVDVLVGAIRDLERRHPVARAETPGDASPTLE
- a CDS encoding threonine ammonia-lyase; the protein is MTDGDTADTDSGGDEPDASPIVTRADVEDARRRLDDVVHRTPLDTSRTFAEMSGADSLGLKLEQLQRTGSFKIRGAYNAMARLSPAEREAGVIAASAGNHAQGVALAGDLLGIEATIVVPEVTPAAKIAATRGYGATVLVEGDIYERSYEHVVERAEETGETFVHPFDDPAVIAGQGTVGLELLEQYPAMDAVLVSIGGGGLISGVGTAVAAADRDVRVVGVQPEGAAHAGPSLEAGEVRALDGVDTVAEGIADTRLSETTLAVASEVVDEVVTVSDREIAAAVALLAEREKAVAEGAGAAPLAAALSDRLDLSDSNPAVVVSGGNANLTDHAELARTGLFELGRYAEARLALTGWPARVGDVIEAVTAEGAELDALERARRAGTDHPNRTPVTIGIEGRDADHLDTVLTAVAEIDGVSVVERTVGDGI